The Myripristis murdjan chromosome 6, fMyrMur1.1, whole genome shotgun sequence sequence GGAGTAGTGTTAAgacgtctgtctgtctgtcgggggggtgggggggagggggcacACGGGTCAGgatgggacagacagacaaacggagggatggatgaatgatggatggatgatgaagggacgggggaggggaggggaggaggggtttGTTGTTGCACAGGCTCACACTCCTGTTCATTCTCCATGCTGATTCAAACAAAGAGGGCTGGAcatgaaggagggatggagggagggagctggggatgagagagagagagagagacagagagagacagagagacagagagagagatgggatgaATTGTCTTTAAAAGTAGCTTTTCCTTGTCGACCTACATGAGGCTGAGTTGGGACAGAGAAGTGGGatgggggcagagagagagagacaggaagagagagatatagagagagagagagagaaagagagagagacagcttcAAGCTCATTGGTCAGGCTGCTTGACAGGGAACCAGGACAAGCCAATCACAGACTGATACAGAGGAGGAGGTTGTATGTATGTAAGTAAGTGtaagtgtctgcatgtgtgtctatagctgtgtgtgtatgtatgtgtatgtgtatgtgtgtgtgtgtgtgtgtccgtgtgtccTTAAGCACATATCTGTGAGTGTGTAACTGGTCAGCGTTACTTTGATCCATTGTCACTGTACACTTGTCAAAGTTACTGTCACAACCGGGTACAAAGTTGAGGTAACAAAcatccttcctcttcttcctctgaaagagagagagagaacgacagAGCACACGTTTACTCCGAATGCTGGAAAtaagcaacaacacacacataaatacaggAAAAACATATGCTTGCTTTGTTGATTTAAGGAATATTTTTGATTGGATTTAGCACCATGGACTTTATCAGTTACCGGTTTATTAGGGTTAGTAAAATCAGCAGACAACTCTTCGCCCCAGGAAGTTAAATGTCTTTCTATGCAGATGACCGATTCCTTCCATCACCAAAAATTACCTTGATGtgcatgtacattttatttttctccatttatattttattgtgtatatgtagttttttgctttgtttgatcCAAAACATCATGAAAAATCAGATTAAAATCAGAATtctattttaatgtttttttttttttttgtttgctcctCTGTAATAATGcgtatgtgtttatattttgaggtgaagattattttttggggcatttctactttattagACAGTTGACGTATaaagacacagcagagagagggcaGCACCGGGACATCGCCTCCTCTCAGGTTTGAgaaacaaaggggaaaaaaacccgCCACGCTGACAGGAACATACTGACAGTCAGTTTCCTGCACAGGTCGCCTTCGTTGTTTATTTAATTACCTGTGTTTCATCGGGCTGTAGTGTTGCCACTGGAAACCATGTTGTTGTCCGAGTTCGACAGAGACTGCTCCTTCACTACTGGGtctgcaggaggacaggaggacagtgaACCGCCAGTCCAGACgtccacaacaacaaccaagAACCAGCTTTGTATCGAAACATCAGTAAAACTAATGTCCTGAGCAGCGCTGAAAAGTGTGCAGGACTTTCGTAATTCTTAAGACTGTCATTGCATGGGGAGACAAATACGTCAGCTAACAACTGTATTCAGGATGCTTCCATCAATTTGAAAGCCTTATGTTATAatgttatttatattattaatttatttttataatattacACCCTGTAGAAGAGTGTGATGAATATTAATCTGAACAACACTGCAAACCCTGAATTTAGTCTCACCAtatcgctgtgtgtgtgctattggtgaacacattttcattaacaataaaaataataatcctgataataatactaacatttgcaaaaaaccaaaactaAACTACAATTACAATGTGCACACAAAACGaactaaaacaaaatacaactgTGGATAATGACgctttactttttctttctaaGTGCAAGAGGAGCCTCGATTCAGTGGCAACAGAAGTTCAGCAGCCCAAGCCGTTAATGCTGCTCCTGAGTCTTATATGCATGGAAAATATCTAAATTTGTAAATGCAACTTGAAACCTCACTGAGACTgaaattttttaaagaaattattcaaaggttacaagaaaatgacttggaaattagcaaataaataaattaaaaaaaaaattaaaacataaaaaagagagattattaaaaataaaaaaaaacataaaaaacaagggaaaatgtctagaaaaatacaatttatatTCATCAGaatcatatttaaaattatgtggAAGTTGCTTCCTTGGTTGcttctttgtttatgtttgtattttacttttttatactaattttcagttcattttcttgtaactttttacttttctctTGCAAATAATGGGGTCACTTCTTTATAAACTGCTCATTGCCTTTCCCTGcgttctgaaagaaatcaaatgaatccgTTCAGGTTTAAAAATGTCCGGGTCCACGTGTGcatggtttggtgtgtgtgtgtgtgtgtgtgtgtgtgtgtgtgatccgtACAGAAGTAGGGGTGCTCCATGGCCTCTGTGGCTGTCAGTCTCTGCTGGTGGTCGTAGCGCAGCAGCTTGTCCAGCAGGTCCAGCGCCTCAGGACTGACCAGGTGTTGGTTCTCCGTCTGCACAAACTGCTCCCAGCGCTTCCTgctctgcctgcacacacacacacacacacacacacagatcagccCACTCAGTGCCGCTCaggcagtgtgttgtgtgtgtgtgcgagtgagtgtgtgtaatggtCAAAGACAGTCAACGGTACTGATCACAATCTCTCATGACGTTTTGCAAACTTAAAGCAGGACGATCAGAAGTTCGCTGACTGGCTGCCGCTCTGCTCTCGGTCTGGGGAgaactgtgtgtatttgtcccCAAGGCGACTattaattattctgtttttctttcaagtTTTAATTCATTGGAATGAAGACAATTTGGTGTATCTATTCATTTCATCTAATTTCTTGTCTCCTTGGGGAAATGTGCCTTGGGTTCATCATAATGAGCAGACATCGAAAACAACATCAGGCACCAagacacccttttttttttcaatttccccagaacacaacaaaatgtttgataccatttttacttttgtacatCCAGCAGTTCaattcctatgggtagcattttgtgttagcttagcataaagacttaaagtctatgggagtcattagcctagctcagtTAAAGATGCGTACACAGTGTgtgaataagacagcttcggagctgctgtaaggtttactttatcactttgacagagccaggctcacGACTCCCAtacacttcaagtctttatgctaagctaacacaaaatgctacccacaggaatcaaaccactggacatatcaaacgtcttgtctcagtctgggtaaaaCGCTGGAGTGTTCCTTTACATCTGGTTCATGTCTGGCACGTTGGCACTCTGTAGTGATTCTTCTGTGATATTCTGCTGATCTACTGCGagtgcagagcagcagccctgcagctgTTAGGGAtcctgctcaagggcacttcagcagggaggCTGCTTTCCACTTGATGGACAGCTTCCCTGCGTCTGACTCCAAGCTGCCGCCCTGAGGAGGTTTCTAACCCTGTGTGCAGCCTCAGGGCAGCAGCTGTGTGAGCTGGGCGGACTGGGACGGGGACTGGGACGGGGACTGGACTTACTGTCCCAGCAGGTCTTTGAAGCGCGGGTCCAGTTCGATGTGGTATTTGCGCAAGTAGCCAAACAGCTCGTCTGTTCCAAGAACCTTGGCGATCCGCACCAACTAGCAAACACAACAGACCGGGGATCagaaccctgtgtgtgtgtgtgtgtgcgtgtcaaaACAAGCATGTAACCCTCTGAAGCCCACAAGTTCAcaggcaggcttttatttacattttttttaaatccttggaacaaaattccctttatctctttctgaaaaaaattaaaaaattgctCCTTTGGCATATGaagctgcttttctttttcttttattcttctctttttttctttcttcattcatttgttaAGTGCACTgtcaaactaacaaacaaaactgtcagtgtggctgttttatttatttatattatttatttattgattgacaACCTGTGCTTTCCAGTATAAAAATCACATCTTCATGAGTTAaagcaacatattttttttccagaaattttGTATAGAGGGTCCAGTGAAACAGGTTGAAAGGTGTCATTGACAGCAGTGTAAAAATACTGTACAGAGAGAAATCAGTAAACAACAAGCAGCTGTGATCAAACCAACTGactccttcaaaataaaggtcaaCAGAAGCTCAGATCCTGTGTTGGTACCTGGTCATAGTTGTCCTGTCCATGGAAGAAGGGCTCTTTCTGAAAGATCATACTGGCCAGCATACAGCCCAAGCTCCACATGTCTAGACTGTAATCATAcatctgcaaaacacacacacacacacacacacacacagacacacacacagacacacacacagacacacacacagacacacacacacacacacacacacacacacacacacacacacacacacctgttgagTGATGACAACATACACATTCCCAGTCTATCCCAGTTTGATTCAGTGAAAAAGCTGATTTAAGagatgattatttatcaaaatgctaaaaaaatattgtgattttgtccACATAGCCCAGCCCTACTTCCTGCACAGCGTTTCTCATCTGGCAAATTAAATACGGAGCCACTGCCCACATCAGCTGACACACAGGTTTCATTAGGCATGTCTAACAGCACACACTGCCTGGTGTGtacctgcagcgccccctgttgGCTCACCTGCCCACAACTCCTGCAGCCGCTCTCTGTGCGGCTCTGTGTTTGGGATGAGGACGGACTAGTTACTGGTCGCCACTGAGCATCGAGGGCTGAGAGTTAGAATTTTTCAATAATCGGTGTCATAACGATTGATTTAGATAAAGGGGCCGGTATGAAAACCACTCAGATGCTCAGATGGGGCAACATTTCTGATCTTATGGTTCGGATTTTCGTTTcccttttcattggatttgtattttatttggttttacaGAACCACAAACACGTGCCGCTGTAGTGGCCGTTGTAATTTATTCAGAATtaattaaatgcttgtgaaggcatttaaataaatcctgctgcctttcacaagcatccATAACACAGCAAACCTGTCGTCGATCCAGCAACactgacctgaacctgaaatATATCATTAGTGTGTATGTAGTGAGGACCAGAATGTACGTTTAACCAACAGAGTGGAGACATTTTTGGGAGGTGAGGACATTTTGTCCGGTCCTCACCACGACAGAGGTGAACTCTGGCTGACTGGTCAAGGTAAGGCTAAAGGTTTGGCTCAGGCATATGTTGGTTATGGTTATGATCAGGAAAAGACTGCAGAAAGCTGCAAAAAATGAAGGGAAGTCAGTttaatgttctgtgtgtgtgtgtgtgtgtgtgtgtgtgtgtgtgtgtgtgtgtgtgtgtgtgttacctggtaGTCCACCAGGAGTTCGGGTCCTTTGAAGTATCGTGAGGCCACCCTGACGTTGTACTCCTGTGCAGGGTGGTAGAACTCGGCCAAACCCCAGTCTATAAGACGGAGCTGTGCAAAGACAAGATTCACACTTACTGCCCTTCATTTTactggatgaaaaaaataaataaataaaaaataaatcattaaataaaaagtcaCCAGTTGCTTGCCTTGATCGCTTTGTGTAGCAACGTGCACTGGTACAGCTGcctgcgtgtatgtgtgcatgccacagcctacaggtgtgtgtgtgtctgtactgtCTTAATTCCCTCCCATGGTAGggtgccgccccctgctggccaaaACTAGGAAGTGTCTGATTTAGAATATATTTGGATATTTATTGGTAGTATGGCATCTATATCACAATGTTTTAAGTGCTAATCCtctttttaagtgtttttttttattattattgttaaaaaaaatatatttattttatgttttgtctcCACCTTTAGCGCGCAGTGCTGTGGTATTTCTTCCaaagatcacctgtcagtcaaacggTCTGTAGAGCGCTGTGAcctctttttccttggattgtCTGTCGCTGAAGCCTGATGCAGTGTTTGACGCAGTTTAtattcagccatggtggctatcagCGCTCATGCTAACTGCTCAGTATtacttcctctgtttattccaaacaaaccaggaACGTAAAACACATCACCTCCTGTGTGCATcaggcaagttttttttttttcccaaggaaAGCACATCCATGTACATATTAAAAATTTGGTGAACTCGCTATGGGGCTCAGCTGATGCTGTGTTAtaggaaaagcaacaaaacagatATTACAATGAAAATGTTGTTGGCTATTATTTTAAGGATCTTACTCCCACTGTAtccacacacactacaggaaCTCCATCTGGATAAAAGCCTCTGCCAAAGCTTCAGCAGCTAACAATGATCTCTTCACAAAAGGGGAAGagcataaaaaaggaaaaaacagaggaagagtgggatggagtga is a genomic window containing:
- the csnk2a2b gene encoding casein kinase II subunit alpha' isoform X2, with the translated sequence MPGPAAGSKSRVYADVNTLKSREYWDYEAHVPSWSNQEDYQLVRKLGRGKYSEVFEAINITSNEKVVVKILKPVKKKKIKREIKILENLRGGTNIIRLVDTVKDPVELYQKLTDFDIRFYMYELLKALDYCHSMGIMHRDVKPHNVMIDHQMRKLRLIDWGLAEFYHPAQEYNVRVASRYFKGPELLVDYQMYDYSLDMWSLGCMLASMIFQKEPFFHGQDNYDQLVRIAKVLGTDELFGYLRKYHIELDPRFKDLLGQQSRKRWEQFVQTENQHLVSPEALDLLDKLLRYDHQQRLTATEAMEHPYFYPVVKEQSLSNSDNNMVSSGNTTAR
- the csnk2a2b gene encoding casein kinase II subunit alpha' isoform X1, with translation MPGPAAGSKSRVYADVNTLKSREYWDYEAHVPSWSNQEDYQLVRKLGRGKYSEVFEAINITSNEKVVVKILKPVKKKKIKREIKILENLRGGTNIIRLVDTVKDPVSRTPALVFECINNTDFKELYQKLTDFDIRFYMYELLKALDYCHSMGIMHRDVKPHNVMIDHQMRKLRLIDWGLAEFYHPAQEYNVRVASRYFKGPELLVDYQMYDYSLDMWSLGCMLASMIFQKEPFFHGQDNYDQLVRIAKVLGTDELFGYLRKYHIELDPRFKDLLGQQSRKRWEQFVQTENQHLVSPEALDLLDKLLRYDHQQRLTATEAMEHPYFYPVVKEQSLSNSDNNMVSSGNTTAR